The Actinomycetota bacterium nucleotide sequence TGGAAGACATCGAACGGCTCCGCCACGACACCGCCTACATGAACGCCCTGGGCGCGGATCTGATCCCGGACCCGACCACCGCCGGGGACTTCTGCCGCCGGTTCGCCGACGCCGACGTGGCCGAGTTGATGGAGGCGATCAACACGGTCCGGCCGGCGCTGTGGACCGGGCGGGGCAAAGACCTGCTCGGCCCGGTCGCCTATATCGACGTCGACGGCACGATCGTGGGCACCGCCGGGCACCGCAAGCAGGGCATGGACATGTCCTACAAGGGCATCTGGGGGTATGCGCCGCTGATCGTGTCGCTGGCCAACACCAAGGAGGTGCTGTATCTGGTCAACCGGCCCGGCAACGCCCCCTCCCATCAAGACGCGGCCGGCTGGGTCGACAAGGCGATCGAGTTGGTCGTCCCGCACGCGCCGAGGGTCTGCCTGCGCGGGGACACCGACTTCTCCTTGACCGCGAACTTCGACCGGTGGGCCGAACGGGTCGACTTCGTGTTCGGGATGGACAACAACGCCGCCCTCCGCGGCCGCGCCGAGGCGCTGGCCGAAGACTCCTGGCACCGGCTGGAACGCCCCCTCGACGCCCCGGGACAGCAGCAGGAGAAGCAGCAGGCCGAGGTCGTGACCCGGGCCCGCCGAGACGACGTCAAGCAGCGGATCGTCACCGAACGCGGCTACCTGGACCTGCGGCTGGACCACGAGGACGTCGCCGAGTTCGACTACCGGCCCGGCAAATGCGGCCGGCCCTACCGGGTGGTCGCGGTCCGCAAGAACATCAGCCGGGCCCGCGGCGAGCAGGTCCTGGTCGAGGAGATCCGCTACTTCTTCTACATCACCACCCGCACCGACCTGACCGCCGACCAGGTGGTGGCCTGCGCCAACGCCCGCTGCGACCAGGAGAACATCATCGGCCAGCTCAAATCGGGGGTGAACGCCCTGCGGGTGCCGCTGTATGACCTGACCAGCAACTGGGCCTACATGGTCATCGCCGCGCTGGCCTGGAACATCAAGTCCTGGTTCGCGATGATGATGCACCGCAAGGCCGACCGGCGCGCCTACATCGCCATGGAGTACCACCGCTTCCTGACCGGCATCATCTTGATCCCGGCCATGGTCATCCGCCGGGCC carries:
- a CDS encoding IS1380 family transposase, translating into MKARHDRAGHWGARPVPMLTTGKVGYEVGGNVEATCFGGIAAVHRLVTRLGLAERIDERLDLLKVHLPYHESDHVLNLAYNVLCGGTRLEDIERLRHDTAYMNALGADLIPDPTTAGDFCRRFADADVAELMEAINTVRPALWTGRGKDLLGPVAYIDVDGTIVGTAGHRKQGMDMSYKGIWGYAPLIVSLANTKEVLYLVNRPGNAPSHQDAAGWVDKAIELVVPHAPRVCLRGDTDFSLTANFDRWAERVDFVFGMDNNAALRGRAEALAEDSWHRLERPLDAPGQQQEKQQAEVVTRARRDDVKQRIVTERGYLDLRLDHEDVAEFDYRPGKCGRPYRVVAVRKNISRARGEQVLVEEIRYFFYITTRTDLTADQVVACANARCDQENIIGQLKSGVNALRVPLYDLTSNWAYMVIAALAWNIKSWFAMMMHRKADRRAYIAMEYHRFLTGIILIPAMVIRRARAITVRLIGYTPSLDRLFSVWRTIERTRFG